The following is a genomic window from Bacteroidia bacterium.
TACAGCGGATAAGGACATTTACAACGAACAGCCCAAGATTTTTACTTATGAAGATTCTGTGAAGGGAAAAGTAACAGAGATATTGGATTGGGTAGAAAAAAATACGGAAAAACCATTGGCCCATTCGCCCAGCCGGCACCTTCACAGCCGAACGACAGAAACACTTTATCAGCTCGGATTGCGCCGTGTGGAAGCAGAAGAATATCAGGGGCACAGCCGTTTTATCGAACTTACCTCCCCCGATCAGTTGTCCGTATTTCAGATTCAGGATTCTTCGTGGATCATGTATGACAATATTGACCTGACCCATGTCGGGCAAATGAGCTTTCGCGTAGCCAGTCAGAAAGCCGGCGGGTGGATTGATATTTATGCAGATTCCCTATACGGACAAAAGCTGGCCACGCTGAAAGTGCCCGTTACCCAAAACTGGAACAAATGGCAAACTATCCAGGCAAATATTCGCCCGACTGAAGGCAAACACGCCGTATATCTATTTTTCAGGATGAATGGAATCCCAGAGTCAGATCTGTTCAGGCTAGACTGGCTGGAGTACCACCTCAACCAACCCGAATGGCAGCAATACGGGCCGGAAATGAAAGAAAAGCTGGAAGTGCTTGCCGCCATCCCTACGATACAAACGCCCATTCTCCGCGAACTTCAGGGCACCCAACGGCGAAAAACCTACCACTTTTTGCGCGGCAACTGGATGACACCGGGAGAAGAAGTTTCGCCGGATGTACCTGCCACCCTGCCTCCGCTGCCTTCCGACCAGCCCAGAGACCGTCTGGCTTTGGCAAAATGGATGACCCGCCCCGACCACCCGCTCACCAGTCGTGTCTATGTCAACCGCATATGGGCGCAGATATTTGGAACCGGCATCGTCGAAACCACCGAAGACTTCGGCACTCAGGCCCCATTGCCCAGCCACCCCGAATTGCTCGACTGGCTGGCCGTTACCTTTGTGAGAAAACACCACTGGTCCACCAAAGCGCTGACCAAAGAAATTGTCATGTCAACCGCCTACCGGCAGGTGTCTGTTTCGACACCAGAACTCATCGCCAAAGACCCGGCCAACCGCCTGCTTGCGCGGGGCCCCAGAGTGCGTTTGTCCGCCGAACAAATCCGCGACCAGGCGCTGACCGTAAGCGGACTCCTCGACGAACAAACCGGAGGCCCGCCCGTGCTGTTGAACATTCCCGACGCACGAACGGTCGATCCTTACAAACAGGCCAATCTTATCAGCTATCAGCCCTACCGCCGCACACTGTACAACTTCTGGAAACGGACAATTCCCACCTCCATGCTCACCACTTTTGATGCGCCCGTCAGAGATTTTTGCGTGTCGCGCAGGATTCGCACCAACACACCGCTTCAGGCTTTGGTTTTGCTCAACGACTCCGTCTTTTTTGACGCAGCAGTTGTGTTGGGTGAATGGATGGAAGCCCGGAAAGAATCCCCCGAAACAGCTATAAAAAAGGCCTACCAGAAAGTTCTTTTCCGGGAACCCGATACATTGAGAATGCAAACGCTGCTTCGACTATACGAAGAAACAGAAAATACCGGAGACGCTCCCTGCGGCTATACCATGGTCGCCAACACCCTGTTGAACCTCGATCTTTTTGTCAATAAATAACACCTCCCCAATCATCCACAATGAATCACTCCGCGCAATATCACCTCGACATTTCCCGCTACAATACGCGGCGGCAGTTTTTGAGAAAATGTGTCACCGGGCTGGGAGGATTTGCCCTGGGTTCGCTCCTCGGTTGCGGGCATGAAACCAACCCATTAGTCAGTCTGGCCGGTGATTTGGGTATGGGAACCAATCCCCTCGCCGCGGCCCCTTCTCACTTCGCGCCACGCGCCAAACGCGTCATTTTCCTTCACATGGCAGGCGCCCCCTCCCAACTGGAACTCTTTGACTACAAACCCACGCTGCACAAACTCGACGGGCAGCCTTGTCCGCCCTCATTGCTGGAAGGCAAACGGTTTGCCTTCCTCAAAGGCATTCCCAACCTGTTAGGTCCACAGACACAATTTGCCCAATACGGCGAATCGCGGACCTGGGTCTCGGAGTTTTTGCCGCACTTTTCGCAGTGGGTGGACGAAGTATCCATTCTCAAAGCCATGCACACCGACGAGTTTAATCACGCGCCGGCGCAGTTTTACATGCACACCGGAAGTCCGCGGGTAGGCCGTCCAAGCATGGGTTCGTGGGTAGCTTATGGGCTGGGAGCAGAAAATGAAAACCTCCCCGCATTTGTCGTATTGCTTTCCGGGCCCATCGATGTGAGCGCGGGGAAAAGCGTCTGGGGCAGCGGATTTTTGCCCACGGTTTACCAGGGCGTGCAGTGCCATTCGGTAGGCGATCCGGTAGCAGACCTCGCCAATCCGGCGGGCGTGAGTGGCAACCTGCGCCGAAAAACCGTGGAAGCCATTAACCAGATCAACCAACGCGAATACGAAGAAGTCGGCGATCCCGAAATTCTAAGCCGCATCTCCCAGTACGAGCTCGCCTTCCGCATGCAGACATCTGTGCCCGAGACGATGAATATCGACGACGAGCCCGCCTATATCCACGAAATGTACGGCACCGAACCCGGCAAAAAATCATTTGCCAACAACTGCCTGCTCGCCCGCAAGCTGGTGGAGAAAGGCGTGCGGTTTGTGCAGTTGTTTGACCGCCGTTGGGATCACCACGGCACAGGCAAAGGCAACGGCGTCAACGACGGACTGAAAAACGCCTGTGAAACCACAGACAAGCCCGTAGCCGCCCTGCTCACCGACCTGAAGCAGCGCGGCCTGCTGGACGAAACCCTCGTCATCTGGGGCGGAGAGTTTGGCCGCACGCCCATGATGGAAACCCGCGCTTCGGCGGACTACCGGGGGCGCGACCACCACACCGACGCATTCACGATGTGGATGGCCGGCGGCGGCATACGAAAGGGATTTACTTTCGGCGAAACCGATGAAATCGGCTTTTCAGGAATAAAGGACAGAGTTCATATCCACGACCTGCAAGCCACGATACTGCACTGTCTGGGCCTGGACCACGAGCGGCTGACATTTCCGTTTCAGGGTCGGAATTTTCGTCTGACCGATGTGCACGGCCACGTCGTGCGGGATATTTTGGGGTGAATGAATGGATAATTTTGGGGGTGACCGACATTTGTGCTACCGACATTACGGTCCTCCGGACCTTGTGTCAGCGACACATGATTTATTGTGCCGAAGGCACGAGGTCCGGAGGACCATAATTTCGGTAGCCTCTCAGGTACATTTGACCTCTCCGAGCCAAAGGCTTCCGAGGGTCTTGCCTGACGGTAAATGATTACAGCCACTTCCAAAAAGTTTCTTTTCTTCAGACGCAGTCTGGACTCCGGAGGAGTCATATGTTTGTAGCCACATGGCGACCCACAATAGATATTTCACCCATTGCGCGCGCCGATGCGCGCTTTTTGCGACCGGGGCTTCGAGTAACCTCAGCCGCCGGTAGATATTGCGCCGATGCGCACCCAAAAACCGGTGGGTGAGGCCCTCTTTCCGGTGGGTGA
Proteins encoded in this region:
- a CDS encoding DUF1553 domain-containing protein, which translates into the protein MAIRTSTLLLFLAALTACSLPGSKEVSYNRDIRPILNKNCLSCHGGVKKSGEFSLLFRDEAMDTTESGKLAIIPGDSKHSELIIRLRHHDPEKRMPLEKEPLTEAQIHLIEKWIDQGAKWEDHWAYVAPDTAIRPPKVSLAGRSLTDLDKFLLKKLKEENLSFSPEAEKPALLRRLSLDLTGLPPTEKELTRFLDDHSPEAWENMVDYYLNSPHFGERWASMWLDLARYADSKGYEKDLNRSIWKYRDWVIQAYNQDMPFDSFTIYQLAGDLIPHPTETQLTGTAFHRNTMANDEGGTDDEEFRVAANIERVGTTGEVWMGTTMGCVQCHSHPYDPFRHEDFYRLMAFFNNTADKDIYNEQPKIFTYEDSVKGKVTEILDWVEKNTEKPLAHSPSRHLHSRTTETLYQLGLRRVEAEEYQGHSRFIELTSPDQLSVFQIQDSSWIMYDNIDLTHVGQMSFRVASQKAGGWIDIYADSLYGQKLATLKVPVTQNWNKWQTIQANIRPTEGKHAVYLFFRMNGIPESDLFRLDWLEYHLNQPEWQQYGPEMKEKLEVLAAIPTIQTPILRELQGTQRRKTYHFLRGNWMTPGEEVSPDVPATLPPLPSDQPRDRLALAKWMTRPDHPLTSRVYVNRIWAQIFGTGIVETTEDFGTQAPLPSHPELLDWLAVTFVRKHHWSTKALTKEIVMSTAYRQVSVSTPELIAKDPANRLLARGPRVRLSAEQIRDQALTVSGLLDEQTGGPPVLLNIPDARTVDPYKQANLISYQPYRRTLYNFWKRTIPTSMLTTFDAPVRDFCVSRRIRTNTPLQALVLLNDSVFFDAAVVLGEWMEARKESPETAIKKAYQKVLFREPDTLRMQTLLRLYEETENTGDAPCGYTMVANTLLNLDLFVNK
- a CDS encoding DUF1501 domain-containing protein; translation: MNHSAQYHLDISRYNTRRQFLRKCVTGLGGFALGSLLGCGHETNPLVSLAGDLGMGTNPLAAAPSHFAPRAKRVIFLHMAGAPSQLELFDYKPTLHKLDGQPCPPSLLEGKRFAFLKGIPNLLGPQTQFAQYGESRTWVSEFLPHFSQWVDEVSILKAMHTDEFNHAPAQFYMHTGSPRVGRPSMGSWVAYGLGAENENLPAFVVLLSGPIDVSAGKSVWGSGFLPTVYQGVQCHSVGDPVADLANPAGVSGNLRRKTVEAINQINQREYEEVGDPEILSRISQYELAFRMQTSVPETMNIDDEPAYIHEMYGTEPGKKSFANNCLLARKLVEKGVRFVQLFDRRWDHHGTGKGNGVNDGLKNACETTDKPVAALLTDLKQRGLLDETLVIWGGEFGRTPMMETRASADYRGRDHHTDAFTMWMAGGGIRKGFTFGETDEIGFSGIKDRVHIHDLQATILHCLGLDHERLTFPFQGRNFRLTDVHGHVVRDILG